The Palaemon carinicauda isolate YSFRI2023 chromosome 7, ASM3689809v2, whole genome shotgun sequence DNA window GCACGTCTATGTCATCAGGCCTTAGTGACATCCACCGAGTTTAGACTTGAGGAAAAACACACATATTAGACAATTTTCGTCAGAATAGATGTAGAGAACTTTTCACAAAACAAAATCATatctaatgaaaaatatatataaacaacgatGATGAGATGAATTAATAAGGGGATTATCAACACACATTTTAAGCATTTGTATCTAATGTACGCACAGTATCAGAGCACTAGCCCTTTCTAAAGACACATTATACCACACAGAAGACAAACGCCAAATCACATCAGCAACGGGTTTCCCACAAAAGTTCTCCAAATACCTcgctaagaagaaaaagaaagaaatgccCCTCTCTCATGGTTTTGATCACGAAAAAGATGCAACCTATGTAATTACTCcaaaagtataaaataaaacataagtAATTCATATTGACACAATAGAATAACATAATAATTATTAaccatataataaaaatatttaatatagtAAAATAATCTTGGTACAAATAACATATCTTTTTTATCGCTAGGTAAACTTGGAAAGTCCTTTTGGGTATCTCTATCAGACACGAACATGAATCTGAAAAGTAGAAAAGGGATTTCCCTGAAAAAGAGTAATGTCTCTTCGTGTTAGAAGTTCTAGAAACattttcataaagaaaatgatGAATTTCAAGTATTATTTTAGCATAAAACTGCAGGCACTCATACATTTATAGTAAATCAAACCAAAAAACCATATCTTCAGTGAGAgcaaatcataaagaaaaggaaataaacttgaAACCTTTTATAAAATGGAATCAAGTATCGTTGTAAGGGAAATTCCTAACACTATATCTGTGAAAGAGGAAACCACAAACCGTTTGGCAGAAGCTTCTATGAAAGCCTCAAGTTACTAGCAATTTGTCTCTTTGTGATTACCAAATTAATGCCGAGGAGGGCAGCTTGCACAGAAATCCTAAGTATATTTTCATCCAAGACAAGGTCAGTTAGAGGCCCGCCCACTTTACTCTTGAAGGGAATTTTAACAGAAAAATCATTTATAACTGTCTTAGATAGATTCAATACGGTGTTTTACAATTGTAATCAGACAGGGGCGGCTCTAGGGTTTCTTGCCCCCTAGGCTAATATTTTAACTTGCGCCCCCAGGCACACCAGCTAGGAGGTCTGGGGTGAGCAGTAGCCAGTAGCTCCATATTGGGTGACATTTCGGGATAGTTTAATTGTAAATCCAGCTACCAAATATTAATTTGAAATGcaatatgcgcgcacacacacacacacacacacacacacacatatatatatatatatatatatatatatatatatatatatatatatatatatatatatatatatatatatatatgttaaatctaGGTTAAAGTTTACAAcaattccatcattattttttaatatgtaaccATTGCAAGGGCAATTTTGATGCCTATAAAGATATAATAGACAATTAGTGTATTCATAACATTATATTGAAAATGGCATTAAATAGAGCAAAACAATGATTTTTGCTTATAATCTATTTTTTAAAAATGTTGTTTTATAAGGGAAATGTGCATCTGATAGTGAAGTTATGATATAGTgtataacaaattaacaatcaattatacaaatatgaaaatgaatgtttTGAGTCATTGGTTCTTTAAAACTTCAATGAGGTATAAGAAAATGTAAGTGGTGAAGAAAATCTGACTCATTTTCCTTCCATTTGAGTGTATCCTTAGCTGAAAAGGGGGGAAAAAATAAAACATGCCCTCTacaacatattttttcattcattaatagaACAAATCTTAAGTAACTAAAATCCCCTaactaaactattaaaaaaaaaaaactagaattcaatgtactgaaaggaactgaaagctatGTATGTAGAAAACGTATAATATTAATCTCAGTTATTGAAGAGAATGAGATATTCTCTTCATACCTACGAACTGAATTATTAACAAAAAGACTAGAAATCAAAGTAGTGAGAATAATCAATAATTCTGAAGTAAACATGAAGATAACTCAGAAACAATTGTTTGAATTTTATATTATAAGGAACTGTTTACAATTACAACTTTCAATTATAATGTAATTGTAACTTTATACTAAAATTTATCAATATCTGTCAATGGCAGAAATGAGAAATTCAATTTCAGTGAGCACTGAGTCTTTCTAGATTCTTAGCTACAACTACAGATAACTAAAAATGTGCTTTCCGTGCCTTTTTCTTGGCAAAATCAGCCACAAGATTCTTTAGATCAACTTTCTGTGCGATCTCGTTCTCAATAGAGATCATAGCTAGACCTACAAGTCTTTCTTCAGTCATTGTAGACCGCATATACGTCttaatcaattttaattttgagaagctCCTCTCACCGCTCGCCACAGTAACAGGCAAAGTTAGCAGAATGCGCAAGGCAACAAATGTGTTGGGTATACTGTGAACCAGCCctttttcacaaatgaactttAAAACATCCAGGGGAGTGACAGTGTCAGGCTGAAGGCGGCGTGCAACTGCCTGAAGTTCATGACATAAGTCAGTGGCGTCTATGTCCTTGCTTTCTCCATCTTGTAGTGCTGTTTCCAGCTTGGTGCAATGTTCCATAAGTTGTGTGTTTGTTATCCCATTAAGTGATTTCACATCATACAGGAAACCAAAAACAGACTTCATTCGCTGCAGTTGCTGAAAACGTTCCAGTACAGAATTGATGGTAATATCGAGTACAGCAAAAtagaagttaaatttaaagttcacTTTTGCTTTCTGCACTGGTGTGTCTTCTCCTTCATAGTCAAACTGCCTTTTCTTTTTCCTAAGACGAACGGAATCTGCAACAAAAACTGAGTCTATCTCCAAATCATTAGCCAATTCAGTAGCATCAACTAGTACCTTTTCAAACTCTGTATCACTTCTTCTCTCTTCTAGAAACATTCTAGTGCATTCCAGTTGTTTTAATGCTgacgaaatatttttttcttgcttgTAGTTGCTTGCTGGCAATGTTTATTTTAAAAAGAATGTCATACCAAATGATCAATGAAACCAAAAATTTGAATGTTGCAATGCCATTTGCAAGAGCTTTAGCTTCTGCACGTGTGGAATTTCCAGATGATCCAAGGTGAGTAGAATCTGTTGCCATTTCAGTAAGAGCATCATATATGTCACCAATTTGGTAACGGATGGGTTTTAGTGCATCTATCCGACTCTCCCATCGTGTTTCACTCAGAGGTTTTACTGTTTAGCTTTGTACATGACGTTTCAGTACATCCCAACGATGAGTTGAGGCTGAGAAGAATACATAGAGCTTTCGTATCAGGCCGAAAAAATTAGTTGCTTCTAAGCAGCAACTTGCTGCATCATTCACCACAAGATTTAATGTGTGTGCTGAGCATGGCACGAACAGCACCCTGGGATTTCTTTGAAGGATTTTCTTCTGTGCACCATTGTGCTTGCCTTTCATATTGCTGCCATTATCATAACCTTGACTTCGCAAGTTGTCAATGCACAGATCCATTTTCTTGAACTCTTCTAGAATAGTTTCAGCCATGAATGCACCAGTGGTTTCTTGTAGTGGCACATAACCCAAGAAATGTTCTCTCACAGCTATCacagcattatcatcatcaacttgaACAAACCTTATTATGACTGTCATTTGCTCCATATGACTCACATCAGGTGTGCTgtcaaaaattattgaaaaatattttgcagcACGTGCATTTCTCAGAATTTCTTCCTTAATAGCATTTGCTAATATGTCTACCAATTCATTCTGAATGTTTTTTCCTAGATAATGTACATGTGTTTCTTCATTCCTTATCTTCCGCAGATGTTCACTCATAACTGGATCAAACAATGCCATTAGttctacaaactttaaaaaaatttccatttcctGCACTgtacaatttttcatttgttcctcgAAAAGAGAGATTCTGCACACCAAGTACCCTTACGAAGGCAATAAGTCGTTCCAAGATTTGTTGCCAATAATTTTCACTCTTTCTCTTGCACACCGGGTTTCATCATCTACTGTTTTGTGTTTCTTCAAACGCTGCTCAAGCTCTTTCCACTTGCCCACATTGTCCAGATGATCAGGTAATTTTTCATGTGATGACAGTAATGATGACAAGTTTTTCCAGTCTCGTAATCCAATACTAGAAAGTGAAGAAATGCGTTTCATGCCAAACAGCTTGCAACAGAAACACATTACAGAATcagttgacactgaatattgtagcCACTTTCGGTGCACAACTTCTCCATTGGGTAAATGTCTTTGATAATGGAAGCTCGAAAACTTTCTCTGGTTTTTATCTCTTGGAAACCTGAAATCCAATATCTGCATGGGTCCATGTTGCACTATTTGCTGCCTTAACTGATCATCATGTCTAGTCCATGTTGCTGGATCACTGTAGTCTATATCAGTCAGTGTAGGCCTACCAGAGTGCCTCATTGGTGTGTCACTTTCTTCATCCTTGGTCACTATGCCTTCATTTTCAGACTTATCTTTGTCTGCAGTTTCCTGAACGTGTACTTCAGTCTCTGATTTTTCTTGTGTACTGGTGCTGTTTCCAGCTTCTATCATCTTACTGTTAGCTGTCTCTGGTTCATCTTGTGTATCGGTGCGGTCATTAGGTTCTATCTGTGCTATCTCTGATGCTGTCTCTGCAATCTGGTGTGTAGACACGATGTATACATTATCTACCCCCACTGCTGTCTCTGTTTTTTCTCTCGCAGACCTAGTGATGCTGTCTTTACATTTCATCTCTACTTCCTTGTCTGTCTTTTTCTCTGATTTTGCATCACTTTTGGTTGCATCATGAGATTCATGACCCAGTTCATCAGTCTCCCGCAGCAGATACTTAAGAAATGATCCTTGTCGTTTGGCTTCTTCTTTTTCTCGTTCAGCTTTACGCTTGCGATACTGAGCTCCAGATGGGCGCTTAGACATgctgaaataaaaatgttaatgcaaGCTAAATATTGAGTCACTTTGACTAAGCAAtaacacgtattatatatatatatatatatatatatatatatatatatatatatatatatatatatatatatatatatatatatatatatatatatatatatatacaaacataactaCACAAGTACAAGCATATAGTCCATTTGCCACCTAGGTGGACCCATGAATGGTCTCTAGTATAAGGATTTTTGTGGATCCACCTTCCTTAGGGTTCCCTGGAGCAATCTGGTTGGGTTGTCACAATGACAAGTTTGGGGAaatttttttatatgcaaattagCGACGCCGTCACGCCATTACTGAAAAAtcgattttcatcaatattttcaaaagtaacATGCTAGGATCATGAAAGTTAGACACAACTTTCATGATCCTAGCATGTATAGGCCTACTTTTGAAAATACTGATGAAAATCGAGTTTTCGGTAATGGCATCGCTAATTTGCATATAGAAATTTTTCCCCAAAGTTGTCATTGCGACAACCCAACTAGATTGCTTCAGGGAACCCTAAGGaaggggcacagtgtaaaatccggacgtcggatgccgtccgggagaatagaaaaacgcttgtatcaccgggaaagacgtgaAAATACACCTATTTttagtgactggtaatgttcactgatactttctgttattttctgaataaatgttcgaaaaaatattggtttactttcatgttattgagaatatcacttagtacttagtgtaatgttgacgtccgattgagattattctcaataaaatgaaaataaatcaatatttttcgaacatttattcaggaaataacagaaagtatcagtgaaaattacgtGTCAAAAAAGGGGTGTATTATG harbors:
- the LOC137644400 gene encoding zinc finger MYM-type protein 1-like, giving the protein MFLEERRSDTEFEKVLVDATELANDLEIDSVFVADSVRLRKKKRQFDYEGEDTPVQKAKVNFKFNFYFAVLDITINSVLERFQQLQRMKSVFGFLYDVKSLNGITNTQLMEHCTKLETALQDGESKDIDATDLCHELQAVARRLQPDTVTPLDVLKFICEKGLVHSIPNTFVALRILLTLPVTVASGERSFSKLKLIKTYMRSTMTEERLVGLAMISIENEIAQKVDLKNLVADFAKKKARKAHF
- the LOC137644401 gene encoding zinc finger MYM-type protein 1-like gives rise to the protein MALFDPVMSEHLRKIRNEETHVHYLGKNIQNELVDILANAIKEEILRNARAAKYFSIIFDSTPDVSHMEQMTVIIRFVQVDDDNAVIAVREHFLGYVPLQETTGAFMAETILEEFKKMDLCIDNLRSQGYDNGSNMKGKHNGAQKKILQRNPRVLFVPCSAHTLNLVVNDAASCCLEATNFFGLIRKLYVFFSASTHRWDVLKRHVQS
- the LOC137643598 gene encoding zinc finger MYM-type protein 5-like translates to MSKRPSGAQYRKRKAEREKEEAKRQGSFLKYLLRETDELGHESHDATKSDAKSEKKTDKEVEMKCKDSITRSAREKTETAVGVDNVYIVSTHQIAETASEIAQIEPNDRTDTQDEPETANSKMIEAGNSTSTQEKSETEVHVQETADKDKSENEGIVTKDEESDTPMRHSGRPTLTDIDYSDPATWTRHDDQLRQQIVQHGPMQILDFRFPRDKNQRKFSSFHYQRHLPNGEVVHRKWLQYSVSTDSVMCFCCKLFGMKRISSLSSIGLRDWKNLSSLLSSHEKLPDHLDNVGKWKELEQRLKKHKTVDDETRCARERVKIIGNKSWNDLLPS